The sequence GTGCGGGCGCGGGCGTCTACAACGCGGCCCGTCAGATCGGAGCCGTCCTCGGCTCGGCGGCGATCGCAGTGCTCATGGACTCTCGGCTCGCAGCCCACGGTCTCGACCAGGATCTGAGCAAACTCCAGCAATTGAAGCCGACCCCGGCCCAACTCGAGGCGTTCCACCAGCACTTCAGCGACTCGATGGCCCAGTCATTGTTGTTGCCGCCGGCGATCCTCGTGCTCGGCCTCGCTGCGGTCCTGTTCTACCGGAAGCTGCCGACTCCGACCGCCTGAGTCGTACGCATTGCAGAAGGGGCTCCGCTTGTCGGCGGAGCCCCTTCGCGTTGTTCGACTTATTGGACCCAACCCGAGCGGGGACTACCCCAGCCCGTCTCGGAGTCCCAACCGGCCCCGACCTTGAGTGAGGTCGTGGCGCCGTTGAAGGTGCGGATCGAGTAGAGGTAGCCACCCGACGGATCCAGCCCGTTCGCGTAGTCGACCCGGATGTTGCCCGCGTCCATTCCAGCACCGGTCACGTCGGTGAAGCCGGAGTGATCGGTGTAGATCAGGTTGTTGAGCAGACCGAGCCCGTGTCCGGACGACTGAATCTTCAGAGCCGTCATGCCGGCAAACAACGGCGACGCCAAGCTGGTGCCACCGATCCGGTAGGTGTCGTAGTAGCCCCCGTCCGGGAACGCCTGCGTCTGACCGACGAGCATGCCCGTCGTCGGGTCGGCATCCATCGAGATGTCCGGGACAGCGCGGCCGCCGTTCGGGCTCACGATGCCGGCGGCCGTCTGATAGGCCGGCTCAGGGATGTTGGACGAGTAGCCGCCGCCACCGCCGTACTGGAACGGCGCGACCAGGCTCCACGCCCCGTTCACGAGTGAGTACTTCGATGTCTGCCAACCGGTCTCACCGGTGATGCCCGCCGAGGTGATCTGGGTCGAGGTGCCACCGACAGCGGTGACGTACGGGTCGGACGCCGGATAGTCGGTCTGCGGCGTACCGAGGTTGGTGGACTCGTCGCCGCTGTCGCCGGAGGAGAACGTGTAACTGATGCCTTCGGCGGCGGCTTGGAGGAACGTCGCCTCGTACGCCTGGAACAGGCTCGGCTTCACGACGTCACCGACGCCGCCCCACGAGTTCGAGACGATCGTCGCGATGCCCTCGTCGTTGACCCGCGCGAGGGCGGCCAACAGGTCGGGGTCACTGCAACTCTTGCCTCCGTAGTAGCGGACGTTCGCATCAGGTGCCATCGCGTGTGCCGCCTCGACGTCGAGGGTTTCCTCTCCGTACCAACCGTTCGCGGTGCACCCGTGCTTGCCGCTGCCCACGTGGGTGTAGCTGGCTGGCAGGTTCTGGCTGAACTGACCTCGCCTGAACGCCTTGTCGCCCGTCGAGATCGCATATTGATTCGCATCAGCGAGGATCGTCGGGGAGGCGTACGCGTCCACGATCGCGACTGTGACACCTCGGCCGGTGAGCCCGTGGACACCGGCCTCGTACGCCGTACGCAACTGCTTCCCGGTGTAACCACAGACCGCGAACGGAAGTGTGGTGCCGTTGTACTTCGGGAGGGCGGTGCCGTCGGGGCCAGTCGCCGACGAACTGTCGCCGTACGCCGCCGAGCACGGCTTCCCGTTGCGGAAGCCGGCCGGAGGAGGTGACGGCTTCGTGGTTGCCGGAGCGTTCACCTCGGGCGTGGTGTCGACTCCGCTGATGGAGAGCACCGCGGACGCGAGCCCGCCGGGAACACTGAGGGGGCCGGTCGGGGCCTGGACGGTGATGTCGTCGTGGGTGAAGGTCCCGATGCTGGCGCCGAAGGCCTGCTGCGCGGCGGCGACGGTGCCGGAGATCTCGACGTAGCGAGCTTGGGCCTCAGTCCCGGTGACCTTGAACCCGGCGCTCGTCAGCCACTGCTTGACCGCAGCGATCGTGGCGGGCGACGCGTCGAACTGCGCGTGGTACTGCGCCGGCGTCAGATACCGCCCGTAGTTCGCCGATCCCGGTGTGGAGACCGACTGGGCGAAGGACTGGAGCGCCGAGAAGCCGCCGTTCGGCGCGAGGTAGACCCGGGCGTTCACAGCAGCGTTGGCGGCGGGGGTGCCAACCCGGTGGGCATGGGCCAACCAGCCCGGCGAGGAGCCGGGGAGCTGGTGTGGACCGGGAGCGGCCTGGCTGGGTGTGGCGGCCATGAAACCGAGTCCAAGAGTTGTTGCTGCGAGCAGCGAGCACGTTGTGACATGTCTACGCATCGAGATTCCCTCCGAGTGTGGGTGTGGCTGTGCGCGGTGGCGCACCGTTCCTCAACGTAGACCTCGTTGGACGCCCAAGTAACCCCCCGGATCGGACACCCAGGTGGATGACAACGGCCTCCGCCGTACCCACAATGCGAGCATGGAACCTGCCACCGCCCCGCGCCGAGCTGTCGTCGTTCTGGTCGCCGCTGTCGCCCTCGCCGCCACCGCCGTCAGCGCAGACGCGTTGAGTACGCCCCGCACCACCCCGAAGGGGTGGGTGGGCATCAACCCCTGCCGCGTGGCCGACACCAGGACAGCGGGCGGGGTGTTCTCCGGCATCAAGATGTTCTCGATGAGCGACGGCACCGGCCAGGGCGGTGCGTCCGGCTGCGGTGTCCCGACCGGAGCCTCGGCTGTCACCGTCAACGTGACCGTGACCGGCACGACCGGCGGAGGGTACGTGGCCGCCTATCCGGGCGGTACGCCCTGGCCCGGCAACTCGACCGTCAACTTCAGTGGCGCAGGAGTGACCGTGGCGAATGGTGCGACGGTCCTCATGGGGTCCGGGGCGAAGGTCGCGATCAAGGCGTCGACCGCAACCAACGTCCTCATCGATGTCACCGGCTACTACGTGGACGCGCCGGCTCCAAAGGTCTCGGAACAGGTGAACGCCGTGGACATTCCCCGCGGCAACGCCGGCGTGATCGCCACGACCACCACGACCGCGCCAGGCTCGTACGTGGTCACGGCGTCGGTCCAGGGCTCGAGCACGGCAGCAGCCCTGAACTGCACGCTGTTCGACCAGTTCGGCAGTACGCAGTACGGGGCCTTCGGCGTACCCGCGGCGGCGTTGTCCGTGCCCGGCTCGGGAACGATGGTGACCGTCGTGACCGTGGCAACCACCGCCACCTGGCAGGTCTCCTGCACCGACACCGGAACGGCCACCCAGCAGAACCCGTCCGATCACGTGTCCGGAACCGTCATCGCCCAGCAGGTCACCACGCAATGACGTACGGCATCTGACGCACGAAGAGCCCTGCCGGAGTGGCAGGGCTCTTCGGGTCAGGCTGGATTCAGCCGATGGTCTGACCGGCGCTGAGCAAGTTCTGGGCTCCCTCGACGACGCGAGCTGCCATGCCCGCCTCGGCCGCCTTGCCGTACGCGCGCGGGTCGTAGGCCTTCTTGTCGCCGACCTCGCCGTCGACCTTCAGGACGCCGTCGTAGTTGTTGAACATGTGCGCGGCGACCGGACGCGTGAAGGCGTACTGGGTGTCGGTGTCGATGTTCATCTTCACCACCCCGTACGAGACTGCGGCGGCGATCTCCTCGGGGGTCGAGCCGGAGCCGCCGTGGAAGACCAGCGAGAGCGGCTTGTCCCCAGCGGCCGAGCCGTACTTGGCGACGATCGCAGCCTGAGCGTCCTTGAGGATCTCCGGGCGGAGCTTGACGTTGCCCGGCTTGTAGACGCCGTGCACGTTGCCGAAGGTGAGGGCGGTCAGGTAGCCCTCGAGGCCGAGCGCCTCGACAGTCGCGAGCGCGTCCTCAGGGGTCGTGTAGAGCTTCTCGTCGATGGCTCCGACGATGCCGTCCTCCTCGCCACCGACGACGCCGACCTCGATCTCGAGGACCACGTTCGCGGCCTTCGACTTCGTGAGCAGGTCCTCGGCGATCCGCAGGTTCTCGTCCAGCGGCACGGCCGAGCCGTCCCACATGTGCGACTGGAAGTACGGCAGACCGCCCTGCGACACCCGCTCGGCCGAGGCAGCGAGCAGCGGACGTACGAAGCCGTCGAGCTTGTCCTTGGGGCAGTGGTCGGTGTGCAGCGCGATGTTGACCGAGTAGCTCTTCGCGACCTCGGCGGCGTACGCGGCGAACGCGAGCGAGCCGGTGACCATGTCCTTGATTGTCGGACCAGACAGATACTCGGCGCCCCCGGTGGAGATCTGGATGATGCCGTCGGACCCGGCTGCCTGGAAGCCCGCCAGCGCAGCGTTCAGGGTCTGCGAGGAGGAGACGTTGATCGCCGGGAACGCAAAGCCCTTGGCCTTCGCGGTGGCCAGCATCTCGGCGTACTTCTCGGGGGTTGCGATGGGCATGCGAGGAGCTCCTGGACTGAATACCTGGGTGCGTCAGCGACGCACCGGCGGGTGGAGGCTCGTACGAGGCCTCCCGGACCGCGGGTGACTCTACCCGCGCCAGGCGTCCGTGGACGAGAGGTCGGCGTACGTCCTGATCCAGCTGTGCATCGCGATCGCTGCCGCAGCCGACGCGTTGATCGACCGGGTGGATCCGAACTGCGCGATCGAGAACGTGCCGTCACACGCCTCCCGCGCCTGCTCCGACAGGCCGGGACCCTCCTGACCGAAGAGGAAGCAGACCTTCTCGGGGATCTCCATCGACTCCAGGTGCAGGCTGCCGGGCAGGTTGTCGATGCCGAGCAACTGGACCCCCTGCTCGTGGAGGTACGCCGCGAGTTCGGGGACGGTGTCATGGTGCTTGAGGTGCTGGTAGCGGTCGGTCACCATCGCCCCGCGGCGGTTCCAGCGTTTGTTGCCGACGATGTGCACCTCGGCCGCAAGAAATGCGTTCGCGGTCCGGACGATGGTGCCGATGTTGAAGTCGTGCTGCCAGTTCTCGATCGCCACGTGGAACGTGTGCCGGCGACTGTCGAGGTCGGCGACGATCGCCTCCATCGTCCAGTAGCGATAACGGTCGACGACGTTGCGGCGGTCGCCGTTGCTCAGCAGCTCAGGGTCGTACTCGGGGCCGGTCGGCCAGTCGCCCTCCCACGGGCCGAGTCCGACCTCGGCCTGCCCGTAGGGCATCGGGTCGTAGGGCGACCGAGCGAGGTCGATGTCGACGCTCGCGTCGGCATCGCGCCGAGAGAGGGAGCCCGCCGCGCCCGCGGCGCGGCCCGGCGCGCGCTCCTCGTTGCCGTCGTTCACCGCACGAACGGTAGACCCTTCCCCGTACAGTGACCGCGTGCACGATCTCCTGATTCAGCTGCCCAGCCTCTCGATCACGAGTTGGATCTCCCCTGACTTCCTGCTGACGAAGTTCGGCGGAGACCTCTTCTGGCTCGGCATCATCCTGCTGGTCGTCGAGTGCGGGCTCTTCTTCCCGTTCCTGCCGGGCGACACCTTGCTGTTCGCGATGGGTCTGTTCATCGGGGTGGACAAGATCCACTTCCTCGGCGGACACCGTTGGGTCGAACTGGTCGGACTGCTGGTGATCTACACCGCGTCCGCCTTCGCCGGGAACGTGCTCGGGTACGAGATCGGCCGAAAACTCGGGCCGTCGTTCTACAACCACACCGGCAAGATCATGAAGCGCGAGTACCTCGACGACACCCAGGCGTTCTTCGAGAAGCACGGTCACTCCGCGCTGGTCATCGGCCGGTTCGTGCCGCTGGTGCGTACGTACATCACCGTCGTAGCGGGCATCACCAAGATGGACCGCCGCGGGTTCTTCGTATGGAGCTTCATCGGCGCGGCCGGCTGGGTCGCCTCGATCTCGCTGATCGGCTACTTCCTCGGCAAGCAGTTCCCGGGCCTGGGCCACTACATCGACCTCATCACGTACGGCCTGCTCGCGGTGACCGTGGTCGTGATCGGCTTCGAGTTCCTGCGGAAGAAGATGCAGGACAGCAAGACCGCCTGATCCAACAAGAACGGTCCTTCCCGACCCCGGGGAGAGCCGTTCTCGTTTCGGTTGGTTCAGACTGGTCTACGACTAGTCTGAAACCATGACCGCAGCAACCGTGGGCGCCTATGAAGCGAAGACCCATCTGCCCGCCCTCTTGGCACGGGTGGAAGCAGGCGAGACCGTCACCATCACCCGGCACGGCCACCCGGTCGCGAAGTTGGTCCCGATCAGCGACGTACGCATGAGCGATGCCGAGTGGGAAGCCCTGCTCGCGCGGCGCTCAACCACCAAGGTGCTGAACCCGGGCGAGACAATGCGCGACCTCATTCACGAGGGCCACCGGGTTTGATGCCATTGGTGGTGGATGCCAGCGTTGCCCTGGCTTGGGTCATCCCCGATGAACGGACCGCGGCGACCGACGGACTCCTCATGACCGCGCGATCCGACGGAATCGTCGTACCGACGATGTGGACCTACGAGGTGGCCAACGCGCTCACTCTCAGTCTGCGACGCGGCCGTCTTGGGCGAGACAGCCTCGACGATGCCTTCGCCGTGCTCGGAGCCCTTCCCACCGTGGCGATCCCTGATCCCGGGGTCGAGCGGTTGGCACGGCTTGCCGTCCAGACAGGCCTGACCGCCTACGACGCTGGCTACATCTGGGTCGCTGAGCGTGAAGCGCTCCCCCTGGCAACGTTTGACGGCCGTATCAGGGACGCCGCATCCGCGCGCGGCATCACCGTCCTGCTCTGATCAGCCCTCGGCGGCGTCCAGATCGGCGCGCGTCAACACCGACCGGATCTCGAGGTCGACATCGCGCAGCGACTCCCCCGGCTCCGGGGAGCGGTCGATCGCACAGATCACCGTCTCGACGATCGCACCCGCGGGACGCAACTCGTTCACGGCGTCGCGGACTGCACCGCCCGAGGTGATCACGTCCTCGATGAGGGTGACCCGCTTGCCGTTGAAGTCCGGGCCCTCCGCGAGCTTCGCGGTGCCGTACTCCTTGGCCTTCTTGCGGATGAAGATCGCCGGGATCCCGGTCTTGGCCGACACCATGGTGGCGATCGGGATGCCGCCCATCTCGAGACCGCCGAGCAGTTCGGTGCCCTCGGGCAGGAGTTCGACCATCCGGGACGCCACCCGCTCCAGCAACTCCGGCTGCGCCTCGAAGAGGTATTTGTCGAAGTAGGTGTCGGACACCTTGCCCGAGCGCAGCGTGAACGTGCCGTGCAGGCGGCAGGTTGCGTTGATATCGGCGGCAAGGGAGGCGTCGGTCATGGCTCTAGGTTATTGACATGACTCTGTCGCAGCGTCTGCACGGTATCCCGCCGACGATCTTCACCGAGATCTCGGCGTTGGCCGTACGCACCGGGGCGGTCAACCTGGGCCAGGGATTCCCGGATGAGGACGGACCGGCGACGGTCCTCGAGGCAGCCGCAAGGGCGATGCGCGACGGTGCGAACCAGTACCCACCCGGTCCGGGCATCCCGGTGTTGCGGGAGGCGCTCGCACGCCACCAGCAGCGGACGTACGGGCTCGAACTCGACCCGTTCTCGCAGGTCGTGGTCACCACCGGTGCCACCGAGGCGATCGCCGCCGCGATCCTGGGGCTGATCAATCCGGGCGATGAGGTGCTGGTCCTCGAGCCGTACTACGACTCGTACGCCGCAACGATCCAGATGGCCGGCGGCGTCCGACGGACAGTGCCACTGCGCGCACCCGACTTCCGGCTCGATCCCCAGGAGTTCGCCGCGGCCGTGACGCCGCGTACGAAGGCAATCCTGCTCAACACCCCGCACAACCCGACCGGCACCGTCCTGTCGGCCGACGAACTGCGAGCGATCCGCGACCTCGCCGTCGCGCACGACCTGATCGTGATCAGCGACGAGGTGTACGAACACCTCACCTACGAGACACCGCACACGCCGATCGCCACCCTGCCCGGCATGGCCGAACGGACGCTGACGATCTCGAGCCTCGGCAAGTCGTACTCACTCACCGGTTGGAAGGTCGGTTGGGCCACCGGTCCGCAGCACCTCGTCGCCGCCACGCTGTCAGCCAAGCAGTGGCTCACCTTCACCACCGCGAGTCCCCTGCAGCACGCCGCGGCGTACGCCCTCGACAGCGAACCGACCTGGCCTGACCACCTGCGCGACGAGCTCCACGAGAAGCGGGACCGCCTCGTGTCCGGGCTCAACGGCCTCGGCATCCCGACGACAACTCCTCAAGGCACCTACTTCGCCGTGTCCGACGTCAGGACGCTCGGCTGGAGCGACGGCGACGCGTTCGCGCGTACGCTCCCCGACCGAGCCGGAGTGGCCTGCATCCCACTGAAGGGATTCCACGATTCCGACGCCGGCGCAACTCTGGTGCGGTGGGCCTTCTGCAAGAAGTACGACGTGGTCGACGGTGCGCTCGAACGCCTCGCGAGGGCTGATCTCAGCGCTGTTTGAACCACTCGGCCGAGTCCGATGCGCCGAGGCCGAGGAGCACGGACACGGCGCCGGCCAGCCAGATGATGCTGATGACCGAGGTGATCATGAGCACGCTGATCACCGCGGAGATCGCGGACAGGACGATCAGCGCGATCCGCGCCTGCGGGGAGCCGCGGAGCACCAGTACGCCCGCGAGGACGCCGGCCAGACCAAGGATGACTATGACGGCGGCTGCGATCGCCGCAAAGGGCAACTCGCGGTTCAGGTCGGACAGCGACACCGACATTTGAAGCGCTTGCGTCCGGTCAACGACGCTCTGACGAAGGTCCGGTTGAGCCAGAAGCGCGACCAGACCGATCCCGCTCAGAAGCCCGCCGATGGCCGCGAGCGAGGAGAGCACGATCGCCACCACAGCCGAGTAGGTCACTCGCGATGGACGCGGAGGCTGGGTTGCAGACATTGCCGCTGGCGGTGGCGGCAAGGGGGCCGGGTACGAGTACCCGGGCGGGCTGGTCCGAGCCGGAACGGTCGGAGGCGAAGACACCCGAGGCGCGACCGCAGCTTCGCCCGCGAACCACGGAGCGGCGTTGCGGGACCACAGCAGCCCGATCCCGACGAGCATGCCCAGCCCTGCGAACCCGCTCGCCATCAGGCACACGATCAGGATCGGCAGGGCAAGTACGGCGAGCGCGATCCGGGACTGACGCGATCCGCGGCTGGCAAAGATCGCCAGGACGGCGACCGCGGCGGCCAGCACCGCCGAGATGTTCGCGCTCACGCGGAGAAGGTCCTGAAGGGTCGTCACGCTGAGGTGCGACGACTTCGCCCAGCCCATCGACAGTGCCTTGTTGAGCGCGGCGACCGTCTCCATGGAACCGATGTTCCGCAGCGTCGAGACAGCCTTGATGACCGTCAGCACCGCCGACACCACGATCAGGGCCGTGGCGGCGCGTACGACAGGAGGTTGTGGGGCTGGCACCCTCAGAGTCTCCCAGAATCGGACGCGCCGTCAGGCCCCGACGATCACATGCCCGGCATGGCCAGGAACTCGGCGACCTCGATGGTGCCGATCTGCAGGTGCGGGTGGCCTTCAAGGACCGCGTCGAGGGCCTCGCGCGAGTCGGCCTGCAGGATCGAGTAGCCACCGATCTCGCCACCGTCGACCGGCGAGCCGCCGTCGACGATCGCGTCGCCAGCCTTGCCGAACCACTGCATCCACGCGTCCATGCCAGCCTGGGCCTGCTCGGGGGTGCCGTTCGCGATCTGCTCGCGAGCAGTCGTGTCGGACTTGTACAGAACGAGGAACTTGCTCATCTCATGTCTCCTTGATTCGTCGGGTTGTCGGTCAGGCCAGGGAGGCCTGAGCCCTCGCCCAGGCGGCGTCAGCTCGCGCAGCGCTGCCCGGGATGATCTGGAACAGCGTCTTCGGCACGGCGCCGAGGAAGCCGTACGTGGTGCCGTTCTTCTCCACGAAGTACTTCGGGTTGGCGTCGGGGGCGCTCCTGATGCCACCGACCGACACTGCGAACGCGCACTTGCCGTCGAAGGCCATGGTCTGATCCGTCATGTCTCTGCTCACTTCTTCTTGGGGGTCTTGGGAGGGAGGGCGCCGACGTACGCCAGCGCGCGCTCGATCCACGGCTCGGCAGCAGCGTTCGCGGGGATGGTGAGGTAGCCCCCCATCGGTCGGACCTCCGGTCCGAAGGGGTTTCCGCCGACCGCTTCGAGAGCGCTGAGCCCATCGGCGTCAAGTTTCACGCCGGTGGTGTCGCCGAACAGGCCGGCGAACATGTTGCCGTTCACGAAGGCGCCCAGCTGGCCGAACATTGGCTTCACCTCGACGCTGGGGGACGCCGCGGCGAACGGCTCGAGCAGATCCCGGAATGCCTGCTTCGAAGCCTCAGAGGCTTTGGGCATCTGCATGCTCAGGCCGCCTGCTCGATCCGGGTCCGACCAGCGAACGCGGCCAATCGGTCGAGCGCCGACCCGCTCCCGGACACCGCGACCTCGGGCTTGAACGAACCGCGGTCGCGACCAGCCACGATGATCGGCGTGACAAGCTCGGTCACGTACGCCACCAGCTCGTCGCTCACCCGCATCTGCTGACCCGACGCCTCGGCAAGGTCCCATCCGTGCAGCAGCAGTTCGAGCGAGATGATCGCCTGCGCCATCGACGAAGGCAGGTGCCCACCGACCGCCATGTCCTCGTCGTACGCGAGCCAGGCCGTGATGACCTGAGCGGCCATCACGGACACCTTGTCCTCCAACGACCCAGCCTCGGGTCGGGTGACCGTCACGCCGGCCATCTCCCCCAGCGAGGCCAGGCTGCCCATGAGGTGTTCGGCGAGGCCGTGGCAGTCGAAGTCCTCGCACGGGGTCTGCTTCGGTCGATCCTCGGCGGTCAGTCCGCGCAGGATCGGCTGGAGGACGGCCAGCGACGCCTCTGCCGCGATCAGCGGGTCGATCGGGTCCGGCGCCCAGGCCCATTCGTCGGGACCTGCGTCGCCGGTCGTCGCCAGCTTCTCGAGGCGATCGAGGAAGTGGGTCCAGCCCTCGGCATGAGCCGCAGCTTCCTCCAAGGTCAGATCCTCATGGGTCAGCGTCACCCGGGTCCCGCTGTCGGTCGGCTCCAATGTGATGGTCACGGTGGACGCATCGGGTGCCAGGTCGCCGTCCTCCCAGCCCCAGCCGAAGACGACCCGCTTGCCGGGCTCGATCTCCTTGAAGGTGCCCGCCGCGCGGTGGCCGGGGGTCACGGTCCAGCGGTATTCGCCGCCGACGCGCAGGTCGACAGTCGCGGCCACCGTCTGCCAGCGGCGAAGCCGCTCGGGCTGGGTGACCAGTGCGTACGCCTCGTCGAGTCCGACAGGGAGGTCGGCGCTCTTGGTGAACGTCATGCGTGTTTCCTCATCTCGTGAGCATCGGCGACGAGCTGGTCGAGCTCGTCGGTCCAGAAACGATCGATCTCGGCCTGCAGCGCTCGCAGACCGGACGGCACGACTCGGTAGTGCCGTTCGCGCCCGACCTTCTCGGCCTCGACCAGCCCCACTCCGGCGAGCAGGAGGAGGTGTTGGGAGATGGCCGAGCGGGTGACGGTGAACTCCGCGCTGATCTGACCGACCGTGCGGGGCCCCCGAGCCAACAACTGCAGGATCCGACGCCTGGTCGGCTCCGCAGCTGCACTCAGCGGGTCGTTCACGTGAAATACGTTAGTCACCACTAACGCATTTCGCAAGTGTACGGTTTCCCGCATGGCGCTGGTCGCGGTCTGCGAGGACGACAACGCTGTACGCAGCGTCCTGCGACGCGCACTCGAACAGGACGGCCACGAGGTGGTGGCGGTGGGCTCCGCCGAGACACTCCTCGCGCGCCTGGAGCCGCGGCCGCAGGTCGTCATTCTCGACCTCGGCCTCCCCGATGCCGACGGGCGCGACGTGGCCGTGGCTCTGCGTGCCCGCGGCTGCGACGCCCCGATCCTGATGCTCACGGCTCTCGACGGGCTGCACCACAAGATCCAGGGCTTCGAGGCCGGCGCCGACGACTACATGACCAAGCCGTTCGACATCCCCGAACTGCTCGTCCGGGTCCGCGCGCTGGTCCGCCGGAGCTCGGTCGATGTCGGCG comes from Nocardioides baekrokdamisoli and encodes:
- a CDS encoding S53 family peptidase; protein product: MAATPSQAAPGPHQLPGSSPGWLAHAHRVGTPAANAAVNARVYLAPNGGFSALQSFAQSVSTPGSANYGRYLTPAQYHAQFDASPATIAAVKQWLTSAGFKVTGTEAQARYVEISGTVAAAQQAFGASIGTFTHDDITVQAPTGPLSVPGGLASAVLSISGVDTTPEVNAPATTKPSPPPAGFRNGKPCSAAYGDSSSATGPDGTALPKYNGTTLPFAVCGYTGKQLRTAYEAGVHGLTGRGVTVAIVDAYASPTILADANQYAISTGDKAFRRGQFSQNLPASYTHVGSGKHGCTANGWYGEETLDVEAAHAMAPDANVRYYGGKSCSDPDLLAALARVNDEGIATIVSNSWGGVGDVVKPSLFQAYEATFLQAAAEGISYTFSSGDSGDESTNLGTPQTDYPASDPYVTAVGGTSTQITSAGITGETGWQTSKYSLVNGAWSLVAPFQYGGGGGYSSNIPEPAYQTAAGIVSPNGGRAVPDISMDADPTTGMLVGQTQAFPDGGYYDTYRIGGTSLASPLFAGMTALKIQSSGHGLGLLNNLIYTDHSGFTDVTGAGMDAGNIRVDYANGLDPSGGYLYSIRTFNGATTSLKVGAGWDSETGWGSPRSGWVQ
- the fbaA gene encoding class II fructose-bisphosphate aldolase, producing MPIATPEKYAEMLATAKAKGFAFPAINVSSSQTLNAALAGFQAAGSDGIIQISTGGAEYLSGPTIKDMVTGSLAFAAYAAEVAKSYSVNIALHTDHCPKDKLDGFVRPLLAASAERVSQGGLPYFQSHMWDGSAVPLDENLRIAEDLLTKSKAANVVLEIEVGVVGGEEDGIVGAIDEKLYTTPEDALATVEALGLEGYLTALTFGNVHGVYKPGNVKLRPEILKDAQAAIVAKYGSAAGDKPLSLVFHGGSGSTPEEIAAAVSYGVVKMNIDTDTQYAFTRPVAAHMFNNYDGVLKVDGEVGDKKAYDPRAYGKAAEAGMAARVVEGAQNLLSAGQTIG
- a CDS encoding TrmH family RNA methyltransferase; translated protein: MPYGQAEVGLGPWEGDWPTGPEYDPELLSNGDRRNVVDRYRYWTMEAIVADLDSRRHTFHVAIENWQHDFNIGTIVRTANAFLAAEVHIVGNKRWNRRGAMVTDRYQHLKHHDTVPELAAYLHEQGVQLLGIDNLPGSLHLESMEIPEKVCFLFGQEGPGLSEQAREACDGTFSIAQFGSTRSINASAAAAIAMHSWIRTYADLSSTDAWRG
- a CDS encoding DedA family protein, translating into MHDLLIQLPSLSITSWISPDFLLTKFGGDLFWLGIILLVVECGLFFPFLPGDTLLFAMGLFIGVDKIHFLGGHRWVELVGLLVIYTASAFAGNVLGYEIGRKLGPSFYNHTGKIMKREYLDDTQAFFEKHGHSALVIGRFVPLVRTYITVVAGITKMDRRGFFVWSFIGAAGWVASISLIGYFLGKQFPGLGHYIDLITYGLLAVTVVVIGFEFLRKKMQDSKTA
- a CDS encoding type II toxin-antitoxin system Phd/YefM family antitoxin, yielding MTAATVGAYEAKTHLPALLARVEAGETVTITRHGHPVAKLVPISDVRMSDAEWEALLARRSTTKVLNPGETMRDLIHEGHRV
- a CDS encoding type II toxin-antitoxin system VapC family toxin, whose translation is MVDASVALAWVIPDERTAATDGLLMTARSDGIVVPTMWTYEVANALTLSLRRGRLGRDSLDDAFAVLGALPTVAIPDPGVERLARLAVQTGLTAYDAGYIWVAEREALPLATFDGRIRDAASARGITVLL
- the pyrE gene encoding orotate phosphoribosyltransferase; this translates as MTDASLAADINATCRLHGTFTLRSGKVSDTYFDKYLFEAQPELLERVASRMVELLPEGTELLGGLEMGGIPIATMVSAKTGIPAIFIRKKAKEYGTAKLAEGPDFNGKRVTLIEDVITSGGAVRDAVNELRPAGAIVETVICAIDRSPEPGESLRDVDLEIRSVLTRADLDAAEG
- a CDS encoding aminotransferase class I/II-fold pyridoxal phosphate-dependent enzyme, whose translation is MTLSQRLHGIPPTIFTEISALAVRTGAVNLGQGFPDEDGPATVLEAAARAMRDGANQYPPGPGIPVLREALARHQQRTYGLELDPFSQVVVTTGATEAIAAAILGLINPGDEVLVLEPYYDSYAATIQMAGGVRRTVPLRAPDFRLDPQEFAAAVTPRTKAILLNTPHNPTGTVLSADELRAIRDLAVAHDLIVISDEVYEHLTYETPHTPIATLPGMAERTLTISSLGKSYSLTGWKVGWATGPQHLVAATLSAKQWLTFTTASPLQHAAAYALDSEPTWPDHLRDELHEKRDRLVSGLNGLGIPTTTPQGTYFAVSDVRTLGWSDGDAFARTLPDRAGVACIPLKGFHDSDAGATLVRWAFCKKYDVVDGALERLARADLSAV
- a CDS encoding YciI family protein; this translates as MSKFLVLYKSDTTAREQIANGTPEQAQAGMDAWMQWFGKAGDAIVDGGSPVDGGEIGGYSILQADSREALDAVLEGHPHLQIGTIEVAEFLAMPGM
- a CDS encoding TfoX/Sxy family protein; translation: MPKASEASKQAFRDLLEPFAAASPSVEVKPMFGQLGAFVNGNMFAGLFGDTTGVKLDADGLSALEAVGGNPFGPEVRPMGGYLTIPANAAAEPWIERALAYVGALPPKTPKKK
- a CDS encoding TIGR03086 family metal-binding protein; the protein is MTFTKSADLPVGLDEAYALVTQPERLRRWQTVAATVDLRVGGEYRWTVTPGHRAAGTFKEIEPGKRVVFGWGWEDGDLAPDASTVTITLEPTDSGTRVTLTHEDLTLEEAAAHAEGWTHFLDRLEKLATTGDAGPDEWAWAPDPIDPLIAAEASLAVLQPILRGLTAEDRPKQTPCEDFDCHGLAEHLMGSLASLGEMAGVTVTRPEAGSLEDKVSVMAAQVITAWLAYDEDMAVGGHLPSSMAQAIISLELLLHGWDLAEASGQQMRVSDELVAYVTELVTPIIVAGRDRGSFKPEVAVSGSGSALDRLAAFAGRTRIEQAA
- a CDS encoding ArsR/SmtB family transcription factor → MNDPLSAAAEPTRRRILQLLARGPRTVGQISAEFTVTRSAISQHLLLLAGVGLVEAEKVGRERHYRVVPSGLRALQAEIDRFWTDELDQLVADAHEMRKHA
- a CDS encoding response regulator transcription factor, encoding MALVAVCEDDNAVRSVLRRALEQDGHEVVAVGSAETLLARLEPRPQVVILDLGLPDADGRDVAVALRARGCDAPILMLTALDGLHHKIQGFEAGADDYMTKPFDIPELLVRVRALVRRSSVDVGVDDLVLDPARHVLSHGAVTVDLTPTEFRVAGRLLAARGEAVRRHALVAAGWPHGAYVSDNTLDSYVRRLRTKLGTLGMAERLVTVRGVGYRWD